Proteins from one Hoplias malabaricus isolate fHopMal1 chromosome 2, fHopMal1.hap1, whole genome shotgun sequence genomic window:
- the znf219 gene encoding zinc finger protein 219, whose protein sequence is MDSPPECMLAVSSEAPLSPPSMPSVDLSPHSLPQSPHSAPSSPLSTPYAPLSPFALIDASQHDEEEDEELSTPSSPTPAVALFPGEEQLCSPTSESSPPATPSAPLPTFGVLEQALSSGATATCSDELDLQLFNNDSVTVPGGPNSGPALRFPCHVCGKRFRFQSILSLHARAHSLDRDRRASALYKTIQVKPQQNHVSDIRNHTNREIHLNSISRSLHQNRREEAVLEEPLQTASSPQFLMDGTTALTPPLTEEAPASSTFSPLGPGLSEDPTPPGAASAFRCHACKGKFRTASELARHVRILHNPYKCTLCPFSANLEERLAAHLQESHPPEEPAPPPVFPSRPTTAPPQMPLPQAPALPAFRCETCGQRFTQSWFLKGHMRKHKDSLDHKCQVCGRGFKEPWFLKNHMKVHLNKLGLKAGLGNLGPSGSEHSKGPGNQALGALYSNLLLARSMAGRGGGNGNRTERSEISAGSSKSSMWGYLGLPNDTGGASCMERLQAVAQVAEMGNGGERGGETLDGGEQAAMWQLVARSLAAAQQSQQQQHQQQRPQAQHQRPSSQGTVAGEAEQVRAYLGGLGFKEDLEASGAPWECPDCGKLFQNLQQVVAHARVHAQKQQKYSSARGGAGKEENSTHKTVGPRATGEGRGGGGGGGRGSGSGNEFRHEAKQHQSAVGTAGSFHSVITHLSRENGLRVSSSAPSTAPRERVRGTGMKDCPYCGKAFRSSHHLKVHLRVHTGERPYKCPHCDYAGTQSGSLKYHLQRHHRERNAMATSPSSSSPSLPSSLTGSREGTPKQRRTPSINHGSFGRGLAEMPASKNSQTLVPGPLDQKDSPQRPRSSQKERDLESQYRFLSGMMGELYTGGLEGGWARETPPPKMPKISRRKPLVTSRMVPANGYQSSTTPGASQECGFEPLDLSRRPMPGMGAVEQDLGGVGSSGTPPSVGTRERDDTLNQCVFCPFRTSSVELMAMHLQVNHTSKSRRKRGASVTIDNSSPRLNLPDLNRDPLALWKFLSEGDGVMAMEDWIKYRSKAGNGVALEDGALERYPKQAREMPSVLSNTQSTKQGLKLEDQENTDEEESEDVEDGLEAASSPEAYSHQQDTGMDVPASPDMRQDDGPLEQEQLVGN, encoded by the exons ATGGATTCCCCGCCAGAGTGTATGCTTGCGGTCTCCTCTGAGGCACCCCTGTCCCCTCCTTCAATGCCCTCTGTAGATCTCAGCCCTCACTCTTTACCGCAAAGCCCTCATTCTGCCCCCTCCAGCCCTCTGAGTACCCCGTATGCACCCCTGTCACCCTTTGCCCTTATTGATGCCAGCCAacatgatgaagaggaggatgaagagctGTCCACCCCTTCATCTCCCACTCCGGCTGTGGCACTGTTTCCAGGGGAAGAGCAGCTGTGTAGTCCCACTTCAGAGAGCAGTCCTCCAGCCACTCCATCGGCACCACTGCCAACATTTGGAGTGCTGGAGCAGGCTCTCTCATCTGGGGCTACCGCCACCTGCAGTGACGAGCTGGACCTGCAGCTTTTCAACAACGACAGTGTGACTGTCCCCGGAGGGCCTAACAGTGGTCCTGCCCTCAGGTTTCCTTGCCACGTTTGCGGGAAGAGGTTCCGTTTCCAGAGCATTCTCTCCCTCCATGCTCGTGCTCACAGTTTGGACAGGGACCGTCGGGCCTCTGCCCTCTACAAAACTATACAAGTTAAACCCCAGCAGAACCATGTGAGTGATATTCGGAACCACACCAACAGGGAGATCCACCTGAATTCAATATCCAGGTCGCTACACCAGAATCGAAGGGAAGAGGCCGTTCTAGAGGAGCCTCTTCAAACTGCCAGCAGCCCTCAGTTCCTAATGGACGGAACCACAGCCCTGACTCCACCTCTAACAGAAGAAGCACCTGCTTCTTCTACCTTCTCTCCTTTAGGCCCTGGACTTAGTGAAGACCCCACTCCACCAGGTGCAGCATCTGCATTCCGGTGCCATGCCTGTAAGGGCAAATTTCGCACTGCCTCTGAACTAGCTCGTCATGTTCGAATCCTCCACAACCCTTACAAGTGCACGCTGTGCCCCTTTTCAGCAAACCTGGAGGAACGTCTAGCTGCCCACCTGCAAGAGAGCCACCCACCCGAAGAGCCTGCGCCCCCACCTGTCTTCCCTTCCCGTCCTACCACAGCTCCACCACAAATGCCTTTGCCACAAGCGCCTGCTCTTCCAGCCTTCCGTTGTGAGACCTGTGGCCAGCGCTTTACCCAGTCGTGGTTCCTGAAGGGCCATATGCGCAAGCACAAGGACTCCCTTGACCATAAGTGCCAGGTCTGTGGTCGTGGCTTCAAGGAGCCCTGGTTCCTCAAGAACCACATGAAAGTGCACCTCAACAAGCTGGGCCTAAAGGCTGGCCTAGGGAACCTAGGACCATCAGGGTCTGAACACTCCAAAGGTCCTGGAAACCAGGCATTAGGGGCTTTGTACTCTAACCTGCTCCTGGCACGTAGCATGGCAGGCAGAGGGGGCGGGAACGGGAATCGGACAGAGAGGTCAGAAATCAGCGCGGGCTCCAGCAAGTCTTCAATGTGGGGTTACCTGGGCTTGCCGAACGACACCGGTGGTGCCAGCTGTATGGAACGCCTTCAGGCAGTGGCTCAGGTTGCAGAGATGGGTaacggaggagagagaggaggagagaccCTGGATGGAGGAGAGCAGGCGGCCATGTGGCAGCTGGTCGCTCGCAGCCTGGCAGCAGCGCAGCAAAGCCAGCAACAGCAGCACCAGCAGCAAAGACCTCAAGCACAGCACCAGCGCCCTTCCTCTCAGGGCACCGTCGCTGGGGAAGCTGAGCAGGTGCGTGCCTACTTGGGTGGCCTTGGTTTCAAAGAGGACCTAGAAGCATCTGGGGCCCCCTGGGAGTGTCCCGACTGTGGGAAGCTTTTTCAGAatctgcagcaggtagtggctcATGCTCGAGTGCATGCTCAGAAACAGCAGAAGTATTCCAGTGCAAGAGGGGGTGCAGGGAAAGAAGAAAACAGTACACATAAGACTGTAGGACCTCGTGCAACAGgagaaggaagaggaggaggaggtggagggggaCGTGGAAGTGGAAGTGGAAATGAATTCAGACATGAGGCCAAACAGCACCAGTCAGCAGTGGGAACAGCTGGAAGTTTCCATTCTGTCATAACACATCTTTCTA GGGAGAATGGGCTGAGGGTATCATCATCGGCACCTTCAACAGCTCCAAGGGAGCGAGTGCGGGGTACAGGGATGAAGGACTGTCCCTACTGTGGAAAAGCTTTCCGCTCCTCCCATCATCTTAAAGTACACCTACGTGTGCACACAG GTGAGAGACCTTACAAATGTCCCCACTGCGACTATGCGGGAACCCAGTCTGGTTCTCTAAAATACCATCTACAACGGCATCATCGCGAGAGGAACGCTATGGCAACATCTCCTAGCTCTTCTTCTCCGAGTCTCCCATCGTCACTGACTGGATCAAGGGAGGGAACCCCAAAACAGCGTCGAACCCCCTCGATAAACCATGGATCGTTTGGGAGAGGTCTAGCGGAAATGCCTGCATCCAAGAACAGTCAGACTTTGGTCCCTGGACCTCTAGATCAAAAAGATAGTCCCCAGAGACCCAGATCCTCTCAGAAGGAACGAGATTTGGAGAGCCAGTACCGTTTTCTCTCTGGAATGATGGGGGAGCTCTACACGGGTGGATTAGAAGGAGGCTGGGCAAGAGAGACACCGCCTCCAAAAATGCCTAAAATATCCAGACGCAAGCCTCTTGTTACAAGTCGTATGGTGCCGGCTAACGGATATCAGAGCAGCACGACACCCGGTGCTTCGCAGGAGTGTGGATTCGAGCCTTTGGACCTCTCGCGTCGCCCTATGCCTGGAATGGGTGCAGTGGAGCAAGATTTAGGAGGAGTAGGTAGCTCGGGAACTCCGCCGTCAGTGGGAACGCGAGAAAGGGATGACACACtgaatcagtgtgtgttctgtccGTTCCGTACCTCTTCTGTTGAGCTGATGGCCATGCATCTACAGGTCAACCACACCAGCAAGTCCCGCCGTAAAAGGGGAGCATCTGTGACTATTGACAACAGCTCCCCCAGATTGAACCTGCCTGACCTGAACCGCGATCCTTTGGCCCTGTGGAAGTTCCTCAGTGAAGGAGACGGGGTCATGGCTATGGAAGACTGGATCAAATACAGGTCGAAGGCTGGGAACGGGGTTGCCTTAGAAGATGGGGCCCTGGAGAGGTATCCAAAACAAGCCAGAGAGATGCCATCAGTCCTGAGCAACACCCAGTCCACGAAACAAGGGCTTAAACTGGAAGACCAGGAAAACACAGACGAGGAAGAGTCTGAAGATGTGGAGGATGGCCTGGAAGCAGCCAGCAGCCCTGAAGCCTACTCTCATCAACAGGACACAGGAATGGACGTGCCTGCTTCTCCAGACATGAGGCAGGATGATGGTCCCTTAGAGCAGGAGCAGCTGGTGGGAAACTGA